In the Corynebacterium suedekumii genome, one interval contains:
- a CDS encoding bile acid:sodium symporter family protein — MLSRLKRTDPLIVLIILAVIVAIIAPARGEFAEWFAVATNLAIALLFFLYGARLSTREALNGLLHWKLHLTILVFTFVVFPLLGWALQPLTLVISEGLYLGILYLTLVPSTVQSSVAFTSIAKGNVAGSIVAASASNLAGVFLTPLLVLLFMSAGDGVHVDAQVFIDIALLLLLPFVLGQLLRRWVKGIAANKATKVVDRGSITMVVYSAFSAGMVDGVWGQVTVGEIIFLVVFSTIFVVVMLWLTRFTALRLGFNDADMKAIQFCGTKKSLATGLPMASVIFGGASLGLLILPLMIFHQIQLMICSWLAARYAREPAA; from the coding sequence ATGCTGTCCCGTCTCAAGCGGACTGACCCGCTCATCGTCCTCATCATCCTGGCGGTCATCGTCGCCATCATCGCCCCGGCCCGGGGGGAGTTCGCGGAATGGTTCGCGGTGGCCACGAACCTGGCCATCGCGCTGCTGTTCTTCCTCTACGGTGCCCGTCTCTCGACGCGGGAGGCGCTCAACGGTCTACTGCACTGGAAGCTGCACCTGACCATCCTGGTGTTCACGTTCGTGGTGTTCCCCCTGCTGGGATGGGCGTTGCAGCCCTTGACGCTGGTCATCTCGGAGGGGCTCTACCTGGGCATTCTCTATCTCACCCTGGTGCCGTCGACGGTGCAGTCATCGGTGGCGTTCACGTCCATCGCCAAGGGCAACGTGGCGGGGTCGATCGTGGCGGCGAGTGCGTCGAACCTGGCGGGTGTGTTCCTCACGCCGTTGCTGGTGCTGCTGTTCATGTCCGCCGGTGACGGCGTTCACGTAGACGCCCAGGTGTTCATCGACATTGCGCTGCTCCTTCTCCTGCCGTTCGTCCTGGGGCAGCTGCTGCGCCGGTGGGTCAAGGGGATCGCGGCGAACAAGGCGACGAAGGTGGTGGACCGCGGGTCGATCACCATGGTCGTGTACTCGGCGTTCTCGGCGGGCATGGTGGACGGCGTGTGGGGTCAGGTGACGGTGGGGGAGATCATCTTCCTCGTCGTGTTCTCCACCATCTTCGTCGTGGTCATGCTCTGGCTCACCCGTTTCACCGCGCTGCGGCTGGGCTTCAACGACGCGGACATGAAGGCCATCCAGTTCTGTGGCACGAAGAAGTCGCTGGCGACGGGTCTGCCGATGGCCTCGGTCATCTTCGGCGGCGCCAGCCTCGGCCTGCTCATTCTGCCGTTGATGATCTTCCACCAGATCCAGCTGATGATCTGTTCCTGGCTTGCCGCACGCTACGCCCGCGAGCCTGCCGCCTGA
- a CDS encoding YqgE/AlgH family protein encodes MLLVAAPGMMSDEFNRSVVLIIEHNEHLTFGVNLASRSDVAVFNVMPEWLPAVAKPQALYIGGPLNQQSVVGLAMTKAGVDPKQSPQLNRLANRLAHVDLRAEPEEIVDLVEGIRLFAGYAEWEPGQLAEEIERGDWFVAPALPTDVIAPGRADLWGDVMRRQQMPLPLFSTFPAELVDN; translated from the coding sequence ATGCTGCTCGTCGCCGCCCCGGGCATGATGTCGGACGAGTTCAACCGCAGCGTCGTGCTCATCATCGAGCACAACGAACACCTCACCTTCGGCGTCAACCTCGCCTCGCGGAGCGACGTCGCAGTGTTCAACGTCATGCCCGAATGGCTCCCCGCCGTGGCCAAACCCCAGGCCCTCTACATCGGCGGCCCGCTCAACCAGCAGTCCGTCGTCGGCCTTGCCATGACCAAGGCGGGCGTGGACCCGAAGCAGTCCCCCCAGCTCAACCGACTGGCCAACCGCCTCGCTCACGTCGACCTGCGGGCCGAGCCCGAGGAGATCGTCGACCTCGTGGAGGGCATCCGCCTGTTCGCCGGCTACGCCGAATGGGAGCCCGGTCAGCTGGCCGAGGAGATCGAGCGCGGCGACTGGTTCGTCGCCCCCGCCCTGCCCACCGACGTCATCGCCCCCGGCCGAGCCGACCTCTGGGGAGATGTCATGCGCCGCCAGCAGATGCCCCTGCCACTGTTCTCCACCTTCCCCGCGGAGCTGGTGGACAACTGA
- a CDS encoding MerR family transcriptional regulator: MRIKELADLVGVTPRTIRHYHHEGLLPVPPGDGVRDYGLDHAVRLVCIRHLTESGLSLSAIRGVVDDPSMSLADELAVAEEAIDKEMVALARQKKRLRQLRDQADPGTGSDPLADVIPVPSRIAWFYEQVGPRLPDAALPLFEQERRAMEVFFRYPPLARLLEDWLQDFSPERIDATVAIYELFARVPDMPAAETEEAIRGQLAAFRSLFGPNWGFRKSAWSTSIQATLLAPGVLSLHRHTYPHPNHQLFIRLVLSEAAEIMQCHRHPDQVSRETSGVDPL, translated from the coding sequence ATGAGAATCAAGGAACTCGCGGATCTGGTCGGCGTGACCCCCCGGACCATCCGCCACTACCACCACGAGGGTTTGCTGCCCGTGCCGCCGGGTGATGGGGTGCGGGACTACGGACTCGACCACGCCGTCCGACTGGTCTGCATCCGCCATCTCACCGAATCCGGCCTCTCACTGTCAGCCATCAGGGGAGTGGTTGATGACCCGTCGATGAGCCTGGCGGATGAGCTCGCCGTGGCGGAGGAGGCCATCGATAAAGAGATGGTGGCACTCGCCCGCCAGAAGAAGCGGCTCCGGCAGCTCCGGGACCAGGCCGACCCGGGCACGGGGTCGGACCCTCTCGCAGACGTCATCCCGGTCCCGTCGAGGATCGCCTGGTTCTACGAACAGGTGGGGCCACGTTTGCCGGACGCGGCCCTGCCGCTGTTCGAGCAGGAACGCCGGGCGATGGAGGTGTTCTTCCGTTACCCTCCCCTGGCCCGTCTCCTGGAGGACTGGCTCCAGGATTTCTCTCCCGAACGCATCGACGCCACCGTCGCCATCTACGAGCTCTTCGCACGTGTCCCGGACATGCCTGCCGCGGAGACGGAGGAGGCCATCCGGGGGCAGCTGGCCGCGTTCCGGAGTCTCTTCGGCCCGAACTGGGGATTCCGGAAGTCGGCGTGGTCGACCTCCATCCAGGCCACCCTTCTCGCACCCGGCGTCCTCAGTCTGCACCGCCACACCTACCCGCACCCCAACCACCAGTTGTTCATCCGGCTTGTCCTTTCGGAAGCGGCAGAGATTATGCAATGCCACAGACACCCCGACCAGGTTTCACGTGAAACATCAGGAGTTGATCCCTTGTGA
- the trpB gene encoding tryptophan synthase subunit beta, whose protein sequence is MTDTTKLPAYFGEFGGQFVPESLIPALDQLEQAFIDAQNDPEFRAELADYFRDYLGRPTPLTECSNLPVEGKGKGHARIFLKREDLVHGGAHKTNQVIGQALLAKRMGKTRIIAETGAGQHGTATALACSLLGLECVIYMGAKDVERQQPNVYRMKLMGAQVIPVDAGSGTLKDAVNEALRDWTATFHESHYLLGTAAGPHPFPTIVREFHKVISEEAKAQMLDRVGALPDVVVACVGGGSNAIGMFADFLDDDSVELVGTEPAGQGIDSGKHGATINNGQIGILHGARSYLMRNSDGQVEESYSISAGLDYPGVGPQHAHLHESGRATYVGITDAEALEAFQLLSLHEGIIPALESSHAMAYALKRAALAEEEGRDITILVSLSGRGDKDVDHVRRTLDENPELKLKEDN, encoded by the coding sequence ATGACCGACACAACCAAGCTCCCCGCCTACTTCGGCGAGTTCGGTGGCCAGTTCGTCCCCGAATCGCTCATTCCCGCCCTCGACCAGCTCGAGCAGGCGTTCATCGACGCGCAGAACGACCCCGAGTTCCGCGCCGAACTGGCCGACTACTTCCGCGACTACCTCGGTCGGCCCACCCCGCTGACGGAATGCTCCAACCTCCCCGTTGAGGGAAAGGGGAAGGGACACGCCCGCATCTTCCTCAAGCGCGAGGACCTCGTCCACGGTGGCGCCCACAAGACCAACCAGGTCATCGGCCAGGCCCTGCTGGCCAAGCGGATGGGCAAGACCCGCATCATCGCCGAGACCGGCGCCGGCCAGCACGGCACCGCCACCGCCCTGGCCTGCTCGCTGCTCGGCCTCGAGTGCGTCATCTACATGGGCGCCAAGGATGTCGAGCGCCAGCAGCCCAACGTGTACCGCATGAAGCTCATGGGCGCGCAGGTCATCCCGGTCGACGCCGGGTCCGGCACCCTCAAGGACGCCGTCAACGAGGCGCTGCGGGACTGGACCGCCACCTTCCACGAATCCCACTACCTGCTCGGCACCGCGGCCGGCCCGCACCCGTTCCCGACTATCGTCCGCGAGTTCCACAAGGTCATCTCGGAGGAGGCGAAGGCGCAGATGCTCGACCGCGTCGGCGCGCTTCCCGACGTCGTCGTGGCCTGCGTCGGCGGCGGCTCCAACGCCATCGGCATGTTCGCCGACTTCCTCGACGACGACAGCGTCGAGCTGGTGGGCACCGAACCCGCCGGCCAGGGCATCGACTCCGGAAAGCACGGTGCGACGATCAACAACGGCCAGATCGGCATCCTCCACGGCGCCCGCAGCTACCTCATGCGCAACTCCGACGGTCAGGTGGAGGAGTCCTACTCCATCTCCGCCGGCCTGGACTACCCGGGTGTCGGCCCCCAGCACGCCCATCTCCACGAGTCCGGCCGCGCCACCTACGTGGGCATCACCGATGCGGAGGCCCTCGAGGCCTTCCAGCTGCTCTCCCTCCACGAGGGCATCATCCCCGCCCTCGAGTCCTCCCACGCCATGGCCTACGCCCTTAAGCGGGCGGCCCTGGCGGAGGAGGAGGGCAGGGACATCACCATCCTCGTCTCCCTCTCCGGCCGCGGCGACAAGGACGTCGATCACGTCCGCCGCACCCTCGACGAGAACCCCGAGCTCAAGCTCAAGGAGGACAACTAG
- a CDS encoding Rieske (2Fe-2S) protein, translating to MFLLGTATTFAGAFLAACGSAPTAEVAATEVPVGSAVIIDDFIIAQPTEGTFVAYSTTCPHQNNPITEVEGDTVRCTHHDSVFSIKDGSVVSGVARDSLTTKPVVQNGDTLTVG from the coding sequence ATGTTCCTGCTCGGCACCGCCACCACCTTCGCCGGTGCCTTCCTCGCCGCCTGCGGCTCGGCCCCCACCGCAGAGGTCGCCGCCACCGAGGTGCCCGTCGGCAGCGCCGTCATCATCGATGACTTCATCATTGCCCAGCCGACCGAGGGCACTTTCGTCGCGTACTCGACGACCTGCCCCCACCAGAACAACCCCATCACCGAGGTTGAGGGGGACACCGTCCGGTGCACCCATCATGACTCGGTGTTCAGCATCAAGGACGGCTCGGTCGTCTCGGGTGTCGCCCGGGATTCCCTCACCACCAAGCCGGTGGTGCAGAACGGCGACACTCTGACCGTGGGTTAA
- a CDS encoding AzlC family ABC transporter permease, translating to MSGSALPEIRGGIREAWAVALGLIPLGLAFGLLMTQVGFAWWWTPIFSIVIYAGSMEFLAINLVTAGVGPVSAAITGLMVNFRHIFYGLTFPRDAISSPAGRAYSTYSLTDESYAIASARPPGRISGPRLLTIQLFCQTMWVVPGIVGALVGEIIPAGIQGMEFALVALFVVLAWETFQNNRDLSLVLIAGALAIVAGLLVPGQLLMVALSAYFLILIARYLSPRLDRVLEWRV from the coding sequence ATGAGCGGATCCGCCCTCCCGGAGATCCGCGGAGGGATCCGCGAGGCCTGGGCCGTGGCCCTCGGACTCATCCCGCTGGGCCTGGCCTTCGGCCTGCTCATGACCCAGGTGGGATTCGCCTGGTGGTGGACGCCGATCTTCTCCATCGTCATCTACGCCGGCTCCATGGAGTTCCTGGCCATCAACCTCGTCACCGCCGGCGTCGGCCCCGTCTCCGCGGCGATCACCGGCCTGATGGTCAACTTCCGGCACATCTTCTACGGGCTCACCTTCCCCCGGGACGCCATCTCCTCCCCCGCGGGCAGGGCGTACTCGACGTATTCCCTGACGGACGAGTCCTACGCCATCGCCTCGGCCCGACCGCCGGGAAGAATCTCCGGGCCCCGCTTGCTGACCATCCAGCTGTTCTGTCAGACCATGTGGGTGGTGCCGGGCATCGTCGGTGCCCTGGTCGGTGAGATCATCCCGGCCGGTATCCAGGGCATGGAGTTCGCCCTCGTCGCCCTGTTCGTCGTCCTCGCGTGGGAGACGTTCCAGAACAACCGGGATCTTTCGCTGGTCCTCATCGCGGGGGCGCTGGCCATCGTCGCGGGTCTGCTGGTACCCGGCCAGCTGCTCATGGTCGCACTGAGCGCCTACTTCCTCATCCTCATCGCCCGCTACCTCTCACCGCGACTGGACCGCGTCCTGGAATGGCGGGTGTGA
- a CDS encoding anthranilate synthase component II produces the protein MTHIVLIDNHDSFVYNLVDAFAEAGYRCTVFRNTVSVEDVLAAGPDLICLSPGPGYPGDAGMMMTLIERVIGEIPLLGICLGFQALLEHLGGTVEPCGPVHGVSVPMRLTEEGVTHPVFEGLAVDAGPDLPGVVGHLVPVARYHSLGCMSAPEGLRPLAVTETGIGDVVMAAETTDGTALGLQFHPESVLSPSGPIMLTRSVDHLLNSAIKEGSH, from the coding sequence ATGACGCACATTGTGCTGATCGACAACCACGACAGCTTCGTCTACAACCTCGTCGACGCCTTCGCCGAGGCCGGCTACCGCTGCACCGTGTTCCGCAACACGGTGTCGGTGGAGGATGTCCTCGCCGCCGGACCCGATCTCATCTGCCTGTCCCCCGGACCCGGTTACCCGGGGGACGCCGGCATGATGATGACGCTCATCGAGCGGGTGATCGGCGAGATCCCGCTGCTGGGCATCTGCCTGGGATTCCAGGCGCTGCTCGAGCACCTCGGCGGCACCGTCGAACCCTGCGGCCCCGTCCACGGCGTCTCCGTACCCATGCGGCTGACCGAGGAGGGGGTGACCCATCCCGTGTTCGAGGGCCTGGCTGTCGACGCCGGCCCCGACCTGCCCGGGGTGGTCGGCCACCTCGTGCCGGTGGCCCGCTACCACTCCCTCGGCTGCATGAGCGCCCCCGAGGGGCTGCGGCCGCTGGCGGTGACGGAGACGGGGATCGGGGACGTGGTCATGGCCGCGGAGACCACCGACGGCACCGCCCTGGGACTGCAGTTCCACCCCGAGAGCGTGCTCAGTCCGTCCGGCCCGATCATGCTCACCCGTAGCGTCGACCATTTGTTGAATAGTGCAATAAAGGAAGGTTCCCACTAA
- a CDS encoding ABC transporter ATP-binding protein has protein sequence MTTVIKTTDLVKKFGSFTALNGFTLEVDEGSIHGFLGPNGSGKSTTIRILLGVLHATAGTARVLGEDPRRTPAVLRRVGYVPGDVALWPSLTGREVLRALESLRGRPVDRGREEELIDAFKLDPDKRTRDYSTGNRRKVSLVAALSSGADVLILDEPTAGLDPLMENVFIEQALRERHRGATILLSSHIMSEVEKLCDAVTVIKAGRAVETGTIAELRHLSAHEVSATVPTLTRELRMLADATVDGHRLHVTATREQVPTVLRMILDAGGEDITTTPASLEKMFLSHYGDDEAVAS, from the coding sequence GTGACCACCGTCATCAAGACCACCGATCTGGTGAAGAAGTTCGGTTCCTTCACCGCCCTCAACGGTTTCACCCTCGAGGTCGACGAGGGGAGCATCCACGGATTCCTCGGCCCCAACGGTTCCGGAAAATCGACCACGATCCGCATCCTCCTCGGGGTACTGCACGCCACGGCAGGCACGGCCCGGGTACTGGGGGAGGATCCCCGTCGCACGCCCGCCGTGCTCCGGCGCGTCGGGTACGTGCCCGGTGACGTCGCCCTGTGGCCGTCCCTCACCGGCCGGGAGGTCCTCCGCGCCCTCGAGTCACTGCGCGGCCGGCCCGTGGACCGGGGGAGGGAGGAGGAACTCATCGACGCATTCAAGCTGGATCCCGACAAGAGAACCCGCGACTACTCCACCGGCAACCGGCGCAAGGTCAGCCTCGTCGCCGCCCTGTCCTCGGGCGCCGACGTCCTCATCCTCGACGAACCCACCGCCGGGCTCGATCCCCTCATGGAGAACGTCTTCATTGAACAGGCACTCCGCGAACGCCACCGCGGCGCCACCATCCTGCTGTCCAGCCACATCATGAGCGAGGTGGAGAAGCTCTGTGACGCGGTCACCGTCATCAAGGCCGGCCGGGCGGTGGAGACGGGCACCATCGCCGAGCTCCGGCATCTCTCCGCGCATGAGGTCTCCGCCACCGTCCCGACCCTCACCCGGGAGCTCCGCATGCTTGCCGACGCCACCGTGGACGGCCACCGCCTCCACGTCACCGCCACCCGGGAACAGGTCCCCACCGTCCTCCGGATGATCCTGGATGCCGGGGGAGAGGACATCACCACCACCCCGGCCAGCCTCGAGAAGATGTTCCTCAGCCACTACGGCGATGACGAGGCGGTGGCGTCATGA
- the trpA gene encoding tryptophan synthase subunit alpha, which produces MTTRYEKLFADLAEKNEGAFVPFIMLGDPTPADALEIIRTAVNAGADALELGVPFSDPVADGPTIQKSHIRALDGGVTVNDAIDQIRTIRSEFPDLPIGMLIYGNVPFTRGVDKFYREFAEAGADSVLLPDVPVREGQPFAEAAEAADIHPIFIAPAQATEETLEGVAASSKGYIYAVSRDGVTGTERESSITGLEDVVNNVKRFGGPPILLGFGISSPDHVRDAVAAGAAGAISGSAITKIIDKHVEGEHPNPGRVTDMDALKKELIAFVSAMKDATKKA; this is translated from the coding sequence ATGACCACCCGCTATGAGAAGCTCTTCGCCGACCTCGCCGAGAAGAACGAGGGTGCCTTCGTCCCCTTCATCATGCTCGGTGACCCCACGCCGGCCGACGCCCTGGAGATCATCCGCACCGCCGTCAACGCGGGTGCCGACGCCCTCGAGCTCGGCGTCCCCTTCTCCGACCCGGTGGCCGACGGCCCCACCATCCAGAAGTCGCACATCCGGGCACTCGATGGGGGAGTGACGGTCAATGACGCGATCGACCAGATCCGCACCATCCGGTCGGAGTTCCCCGATCTGCCCATCGGCATGCTCATCTACGGCAACGTCCCCTTCACCCGCGGGGTGGACAAGTTCTACCGTGAGTTCGCCGAGGCTGGTGCGGACTCCGTCCTGCTTCCCGATGTCCCCGTGCGCGAGGGTCAGCCCTTCGCCGAGGCCGCGGAGGCCGCTGACATCCATCCGATCTTCATCGCGCCGGCACAGGCCACCGAGGAGACGCTCGAGGGGGTCGCCGCGAGCTCCAAGGGTTACATCTACGCCGTCTCCCGTGACGGTGTCACCGGCACCGAGCGTGAGTCCTCCATCACCGGTCTCGAGGACGTGGTGAACAACGTGAAGCGTTTCGGGGGTCCACCGATCCTCCTCGGGTTCGGCATTTCCTCGCCCGATCACGTCCGCGATGCCGTGGCGGCCGGTGCCGCCGGCGCGATCTCCGGGTCGGCGATCACGAAGATCATCGACAAGCACGTGGAGGGGGAACACCCGAACCCCGGTCGCGTCACCGACATGGACGCCCTGAAGAAGGAGCTGATTGCGTTCGTCTCCGCCATGAAGGACGCGACGAAGAAGGCCTGA
- the trpD gene encoding anthranilate phosphoribosyltransferase, protein MTSDKTLQTLISYLDNPTPTVEEAVEAFTPLTVGEYDDVHIAALLATIRTRGETFEDIAGAAKAFLNAGRPFPVDGEGVLDTAGTGGDGANTINITTGASLVAAAGGLKVIKHGNRSVSSKSGSADVLEALNIPLDLDPDRAVRQFESSSFTFLFAPAYNPAVAHVQPVRKALKVPTLFNVLGPLLSPVRPEFQIMGVANPEQGQMIAEVFRELGRSRALVAHGSGTDEIAVHGPTTIWELHEDGTIEKYEITPADLGVSEWALSDLVGGDGEENATHMRAIFDGTGPQAHRDAVAVNAAGMFYLNSRVDSLRDGTELALSLLEDGTVRDWLARHEGTDYGV, encoded by the coding sequence ATGACCAGCGACAAGACACTCCAGACCCTCATCTCCTACCTGGACAACCCCACCCCGACCGTCGAGGAGGCCGTCGAGGCCTTCACCCCGCTCACCGTCGGCGAGTACGACGACGTCCACATCGCCGCCCTGCTGGCCACCATCCGCACCCGCGGCGAGACCTTCGAGGACATCGCCGGTGCCGCCAAGGCCTTCCTCAACGCCGGTCGGCCCTTCCCCGTCGACGGCGAGGGTGTCCTCGACACCGCCGGCACCGGTGGCGACGGCGCCAACACCATCAACATCACCACCGGCGCCTCCCTGGTCGCCGCCGCCGGCGGCCTCAAGGTGATCAAGCACGGCAACCGCTCCGTCTCCTCCAAGTCGGGTTCCGCGGACGTGCTCGAGGCACTCAACATCCCCCTCGACCTCGACCCGGACCGCGCCGTCCGCCAGTTCGAGTCCTCCAGCTTCACCTTCCTCTTCGCCCCGGCCTACAACCCGGCCGTCGCCCACGTCCAGCCGGTGCGCAAGGCCCTCAAGGTGCCCACCCTCTTCAACGTCCTCGGCCCGCTGCTCTCCCCGGTCCGCCCCGAGTTCCAGATCATGGGCGTGGCCAACCCGGAGCAGGGACAGATGATCGCTGAAGTATTCCGCGAGCTCGGTCGTTCCCGTGCCCTCGTGGCCCACGGCTCCGGCACGGACGAGATCGCCGTCCACGGCCCCACCACCATCTGGGAGCTTCATGAGGACGGGACCATCGAGAAGTACGAGATCACCCCGGCTGACCTGGGCGTGTCCGAATGGGCGCTGTCCGATCTCGTCGGTGGCGACGGTGAGGAGAACGCCACCCACATGCGCGCCATCTTTGACGGCACCGGCCCGCAGGCCCACCGCGACGCCGTCGCCGTCAACGCGGCCGGCATGTTCTACCTCAACTCCCGCGTGGACAGCCTCCGCGATGGCACCGAACTCGCCCTCTCCCTGCTCGAAGACGGCACGGTGCGCGACTGGCTCGCCCGCCACGAGGGGACTGATTACGGTGTCTAA
- the trpCF gene encoding bifunctional indole-3-glycerol-phosphate synthase TrpC/phosphoribosylanthranilate isomerase TrpF — protein MTVSKLPTVLEGIVEGRRGHLPEIRERISHVDVSALPASTRSLYDGLRGRGRGEAAPAFIMECKSSSPSLGMIREHYEPGAIARIYSRYASGISVLCEPDKFGGDYDHLATVASSTHLPVLCKDFIVDEVQIHAARYFGADAILLMLSVLTDEEYASLAAVAERYSLDILTEVIDEDEVARAVALGAKIIGINHRNLHDLSIDLGRSARLSALLPADAVVVSESGIRDNATVRELAGHSNAFLVGSQLTSQPDIDRAARELVYGVNKVCGLTTPTAAQAARAAGALYGGLVFEDASPRNVSRETAAEIIAHEPDLTYVAVSRRTDGYADLIQEGIGVVQVHAPYQGSTDAEIALLDAVTDNVPENVQVWRAVSMTGDHDGAALARALVESDSVDALVLDAGDGGTGTSFDWSGIPDDVKDISFLAGGLTPDNLPAALAIGCNGLDLNSGVEYPGQAGRKDAGALRRAFETIRRFATPKDPS, from the coding sequence ATTACGGTGTCTAAGCTTCCCACCGTCCTCGAGGGCATCGTCGAGGGACGCCGCGGTCACCTCCCGGAGATCCGGGAGCGCATCAGTCACGTCGACGTCTCCGCTCTGCCGGCCTCCACCCGTTCGCTCTACGACGGCCTCCGCGGCCGGGGGAGGGGAGAGGCCGCCCCCGCGTTCATCATGGAGTGCAAGTCCTCCTCCCCGTCACTGGGGATGATCCGGGAGCACTACGAGCCCGGCGCCATCGCCCGCATCTACTCGCGCTACGCCTCCGGAATCTCCGTGCTCTGTGAGCCAGACAAGTTCGGCGGCGACTACGACCATCTGGCCACCGTCGCCTCCTCGACGCATCTGCCGGTGCTGTGCAAGGACTTCATCGTCGACGAGGTGCAGATCCACGCCGCCCGCTACTTCGGCGCCGACGCGATCCTGCTCATGCTCTCCGTGCTCACCGACGAGGAGTACGCGTCCCTGGCCGCGGTGGCGGAACGGTACAGCCTGGACATCCTCACCGAGGTCATCGACGAGGACGAGGTGGCCCGCGCCGTGGCCCTGGGTGCGAAGATCATCGGCATCAACCACCGCAACCTCCACGATCTGTCCATTGACCTGGGTCGATCCGCCCGTCTCTCCGCCCTGCTGCCAGCCGACGCGGTCGTGGTCTCCGAGTCGGGTATCCGGGACAATGCCACCGTGCGTGAGCTCGCCGGGCACTCCAACGCCTTCCTCGTGGGCTCCCAGCTCACCTCGCAGCCGGACATCGACCGCGCCGCCCGCGAGCTGGTGTACGGCGTGAACAAGGTATGCGGCCTCACCACGCCGACCGCGGCCCAGGCTGCCCGCGCCGCCGGTGCACTGTACGGCGGACTCGTCTTCGAGGACGCCTCCCCACGCAATGTTTCACGTGAAACCGCCGCCGAGATCATCGCGCACGAACCCGACCTGACCTACGTCGCCGTCTCCCGCCGTACCGACGGCTACGCCGATCTCATCCAGGAGGGCATCGGCGTGGTGCAGGTCCATGCCCCGTACCAGGGCTCCACCGACGCCGAGATCGCGCTTCTCGACGCCGTCACCGACAACGTCCCCGAGAACGTCCAGGTCTGGCGCGCCGTCTCCATGACCGGTGACCACGACGGCGCGGCCCTCGCCCGGGCACTCGTCGAATCCGACTCCGTCGACGCTCTCGTCCTCGACGCCGGCGACGGCGGCACCGGCACCAGCTTCGACTGGTCCGGCATCCCCGACGACGTCAAGGACATCAGCTTCCTCGCCGGTGGACTGACCCCCGACAACCTTCCCGCCGCCCTCGCGATCGGATGCAACGGCCTCGACCTCAACTCCGGGGTGGAGTACCCCGGCCAGGCCGGCCGTAAGGACGCCGGGGCCCTGCGCCGCGCCTTCGAGACCATCCGCCGATTCGCAACCCCCAAGGACCCCTCATGA
- a CDS encoding branched-chain amino acid transporter permease, with translation MMDYGLPDGVTLSQTLAVLIPIAVITVALRWLPFAFVRALKGNQFFALLGLMMPVGVMAVLVVYTLFGQASAPGGVPAALSGVAVTLGLHAWKRDSGLSILGGTVAYMALVNLVF, from the coding sequence GTGATGGACTACGGACTGCCCGACGGCGTCACCCTCTCGCAGACCCTTGCCGTGCTCATCCCCATCGCCGTGATCACCGTGGCTCTGCGATGGCTGCCCTTCGCCTTCGTCCGTGCGCTCAAGGGCAATCAGTTCTTCGCCCTGCTGGGCCTCATGATGCCGGTGGGGGTCATGGCCGTGCTCGTGGTCTACACACTGTTCGGGCAGGCATCAGCTCCCGGGGGCGTGCCGGCTGCGCTCAGCGGGGTGGCGGTCACCCTCGGGCTGCACGCCTGGAAGCGGGATTCGGGCCTGTCCATCCTCGGCGGCACTGTCGCCTACATGGCCCTGGTGAACCTGGTCTTCTAG